From Pseudomonas putida, one genomic window encodes:
- the ftsX gene encoding permease-like cell division protein FtsX — protein sequence MSTTRTPKVSERVAPKAADADTRKKRGEHDDDGPDFRTLLHAWLDSHRASLADSLRRLGKQPIGSFFTCLVMAVALSMPMGLSLLLKNVEKLGGSWQRAAQISLYLKLDAGSKEGEALREEIKSMPGVADALYISPGQALEEFQQQSGLGEALRELPDNPLPGVVVVTPTEVDKPALEALRQRLAELPRVENAQLDLVWVERLAAILKLGDRFVFGLAVMLISALLLVIGNTIRLHIENRRTEIEVIKLVGGTDSYVRRPFLYMGALYGLGAGLLAWGILAFGLNWLNEAVVGLSGLYGSDFSLGGVPASDGLSLLIGAVLLGYIGAWIAVARHLNELAPR from the coding sequence ATGAGCACTACACGTACACCCAAGGTTTCCGAGCGTGTCGCGCCCAAGGCGGCCGACGCGGATACCCGGAAAAAGCGCGGCGAGCATGATGATGACGGCCCGGACTTCCGCACGCTGTTGCATGCCTGGCTGGACAGCCACCGTGCCAGCCTGGCCGACAGCCTGCGCCGTCTGGGCAAGCAGCCAATCGGCAGCTTCTTCACCTGCCTGGTGATGGCCGTGGCGCTGAGCATGCCCATGGGCTTGTCGCTGCTGTTGAAGAACGTCGAGAAGCTGGGGGGCTCCTGGCAGCGCGCCGCGCAGATTTCCCTGTACCTGAAGCTCGACGCGGGCAGCAAGGAAGGCGAGGCCCTGCGCGAAGAGATCAAAAGCATGCCTGGGGTGGCCGATGCCTTGTACATCAGCCCAGGGCAGGCGCTGGAAGAGTTCCAGCAGCAGTCGGGGCTGGGCGAAGCCTTGCGTGAATTGCCCGACAACCCGCTGCCTGGTGTCGTGGTGGTAACCCCGACCGAAGTCGATAAGCCCGCCCTGGAAGCGCTGCGTCAGCGTCTGGCCGAGCTGCCTCGGGTTGAAAACGCACAACTTGACCTGGTGTGGGTGGAGCGCCTGGCGGCGATCCTGAAACTGGGCGACCGGTTCGTCTTCGGCCTGGCGGTGATGCTGATTTCTGCCTTGCTGTTAGTAATCGGTAACACAATTCGTCTACATATCGAAAACCGCCGTACCGAGATCGAAGTCATCAAGCTGGTAGGCGGCACCGACAGCTACGTACGGCGGCCTTTCCTGTACATGGGCGCGTTGTATGGCCTGGGTGCGGGCCTGCTGGCCTGGGGTATCCTGGCATTTGGCCTGAACTGGCTGAACGAGGCCGTGGTAGGGCTGTCCGGGCTCTACGGCAGCGACTTCTCCCTGGGCGGGGTGCCAGCATCCGATGGTCTGTCGCTCTTGATCGGAGCGGTGCTGTTGGGGTATATCGGTGCATGGATTGCGGTGGCTCGCCATTTGAACGAGCTGGCCCCGCGATAG